From the Takifugu flavidus isolate HTHZ2018 chromosome 12, ASM371156v2, whole genome shotgun sequence genome, one window contains:
- the c2cd3 gene encoding C2 domain-containing protein 3 isoform X1, protein MHGFEEGNINHPWLLNRGMKTRKQKSTRTETSKRKVSCDVSPSTSLPPLVEGQLRCFLRVTISQILWTVQKPPPATFVRLRWWGESSDGTHFFPKDGSQASQKTIKTTARFPIRCGPKQFTSYLTDMGFLVLEVLTKPDHLPIARAQVLGISHLSLSQPLNGFYSLLSPTSKKLGELHVSLNLEPLTEAYDNSTSSPNKDETVKGLQVPTPTASSQLHSHLVNFGSRDQHVQEDKGSSLENQMPKTNIPHKHQTAPNSSNQEICGQTTSDLLSVILERGNKLRNALAVSALKGDMSTPALKESPLPLPKDNILLDSKPFSSSSETPFLQNIINAGSAFKPSNAVVLISDSLDHPADTDNRAIDLLLGSPTPSPLVLWDGEEPFHGSAHSSVCVDSELSDPQYDQSLLENLFYKSPILDVRESDADVKDQKVSLRQPQVTQSGPEISRGSNSEPQQSAEDGGLPPGLSSEQMTLLSSVRDARVTIDSLTVPEDTTARKSSTKWKPPRPIPSKKCTYFIEYVFPVHSSHRDCSKGAGQEVTRAVSSKVAAQEVNFHHLSVFPVRLTTATVRRWSETELIFKLYIRKSDQRKPVLIGKAIYLLNYLLQNKQLSQTVFLPVQNMEGDGEFCKVGPLKVSIELTTVNRDLSSNKSQTKLASGVTFSPRRETNKTTQRDDIGRGDDWSPGIPVKEPSSQPDLHASADTSRHQVEEESEILLHALLMVPDGRNFSCGSMKAPSLYLNCKLFWSDAIARSIVSWSQANPSFHFVQVTPVALTNKLLERLKNNVMVIEVWQKIGSSGQDQLLGLVKLPLHQFYMSFRDPKIARLLLQAQYPVLGVDCCMPVIDVFSGHCKGNLRVVLAMGKSEQIIALQRTRDDEYDSSSHLVRPVHLLDHQPQSRQSKVPVIAAQKEAMREHVFVIRVDKVKGLMPLQSTVWGEADCYVQYSFVSQDLDSIAEADHNLIETSINLKPFRTTTTLCVPDPVFGHTETHVLQAPDGMPVQRLLLSSLSGQGLGSGGGVQFEVWCRYYYPNVRDQLVAKSILPLSKLCALVTMQRQHPSEAEMFSLPLFPRTDSSMGHQSKPSGLIDVWIRYKHRLMGPEGLTGGGVASHFITLVVQVHRASGLQAAARLVAEQDESLQYFASVGVNAYVSVQLSFLDESELSCTRAVARSFCPEFDHHMEVPCDLLLHSSKGETRSLAEELQEASAVFTLWNRGSRTVVGEGFTRESEDVILGTVEIPLIDLIRKRTGISGWFGVHLHQEKSSSQQRHNLVGGLDVSLRFAHHSDWEKVIKAAHGAGWEMAQSEVLGDDEAWTESRTSMTLTISMPRVWLPVHCLLLPGHSELQRSTFCYFRYKFYDDDAFCSQMRHPSFEEVEEEGLVTVTFQESRTIELGCTQPLMWYLREEKLEVQVWSAFTKDKTQRPRDTDRLVGSAFIDLSSFAKTSRQKVTISGVFPLFRRSAADLQGASLRVHITLVTGSVKNLAEHIDSDHQEELLLEESEEADQDSLPSKSRSKSCRTVPDITALHHTETDLDGSFPVSVVVDRAMHLSLKGCPLAERSESSPCCCVSYVTADSSEAVSTAVIARTDCPVWDHQHQCRLSKQLLVDSQQSLVFKVWHKGEMERVIGFASVDLSPLLWGFQSVCGWYNITDFSGRCHGQLKVSITPLKCVQELRGQRKPVNEESTKKSSAFSLSYHTTATYSSFPSHISQYSEQMISSPDHTRIFLSDRANDSDRHVEHMENVRLYHQSLHEQTAPPSGSVIMGDVHPSSSFLISTLRKKLSELDNIQRYFNQKLSPPTFPSWGEQDVSASKPEIQRETDACQLLSKSKQLVGEVNSIITGLRGQHQEKIPSDLESGSLLLSGQNDSFGILPGVASPQRASNSSQEVFPLPSSLANILEDTTDSEPEEETGQQSCDDSGSEGENRQESDGNEHEEGCKLDSVGDDDDGDEVKDYDEVVVKPRSLNEVTSLTDKTSPWTSVLSDLDMGSLESMEETSEATLTPDDSEKLQIFNRQTPNCGEQHGCGRQGARSSDCGETEGERTIETEERHGKESESHSDLSHENSLSPHKQDVGVTDDASSSQDKQPQASDPTEVPNFFLPSHRLEASMRAIRLAASFRDSLSDLDHTSLVHPRRPRHPNMKKETERIAKIFAARYNDNE, encoded by the exons TCTCCTGTGATGtctccccctccaccagcctccctcctctggTTGAGGGCCAGCTACGATGCTTTCTGCGCGTGACAATAAGTCAGATATTATGGACAGTTCAGAAACCTCCACCTGCAACATTTGTCCGGCTTCGCTGGTGGGGTGAGTCCTCCGATGGGACTCATTTCTTTCCAAAGGATGGATCACAGGCGTCACAGAAGACCATCAAAACCACAGCCCGCTTCCCCATCCGCTGTGGACCAAAGCAGTTCACATCCTATCTCACAG ATATGGGCTTCCTTGTGCTGGAGGTTCTGACAAAACCTGATCATTTGCCGATTGCACGGGCACAAGTTTTGGGCATCTCtcacctttctctctctcaaccCCTCAATGGATTTTACAGTCTTCTGTCCCCAACATCAAAAAAGCTCGGAGAGTTACAT GTTTCTCTTAATTTGGAGCCTCTGACAGAAGCATATGACAACAGCACTTCCAGTCCCAACAAAGATGAGACAGTCAAGGGACTGCAAGTTCCCACACCGACCGCCTCCTCACAACTGCATTCACACTTAGTTAATTTCGGAAGCAGAGACCAGCATGTTCAGGAAGATAAAGGCAGCTCACTTGAGAATCAGATGCCAAAAACAAACATACCTCACAAACATCAAACGGCTCCCAATTCTTCAAACCAGGAAATTTGTGGCCAAACAACCAGCGATCTGCTTTCAG TTATTCTGGAGCGTGGAAACAAATTGAGAAATGCTCTGGCGGTCTCCGCCTTGAAAGGTGACATGtcaactccagctctgaaagaGAGCCCTTTGCCTCTCCCAAAGGATAACATCCTGCTAGATTCCAA gccattttcttcttcatctgagACACCATTCCTTCAGAACATCATCAATGCTGGTTCAGCTTTCAAACCCTCCAATGCTGTAGTCTTAATCTCAGACAGCTTAGACCATCCTGCTGACACTGATAATAGAGCTATAGATCTACTGCTTGGCAG CCCAACTCCATCTCCTTTGGTTCTTTGGGATGGAGAAGAGCCATTCCATGGATCTGCTCACAGTAGTGTTTGTGTAGACAGTGAGCTCAGTGATCCACAGTATGATCAGAGCTTATTGGAAAACCTGTTCTACAAAAGTCCT ATATTAGATGTCAGAGAAAGTGATGCTGACGTGAAGGATCAAAAAGTCTCATTGCGTCAACCACAGGTGACACAGTCTGGACCAGAGATTAGCAGAGG GTCAAATTCAGAGCCTCAGCAGTCTGCAGAGGATGGAGGTCTTCCTCCTGGCCTGAGTTCTGAGCAGATGACTCTGCTGAGTTCAGTCCGCGATGCGAGAGTGACCATCGACTCCCTGACTGTACCGGAAGACACCACAGCCAGGAAAAGCTCCACTAAATGGAAACCACCCCGACCAATCCCCAGCAAGAAGTG cacatattttattgaatacgTATTCCCAGTGCATTCCAGCCACCGGGACTGCAGTAAAGGTGCAGGCCAGGAGGTGACCAGAGCAGTTTCCAGTAAGGTGGCAGCACAAG AGGTGAATTTCCATCACCTGTCTGTGTTTCCTGTCCGTCTCACAACCGCAACAGTTAGACGGTGGTCAGAAACTGAACTGATTTTCAAGCTTTATATAAGAAAGAGCGACCAAAGGAAA cctGTTCTTATTGGTAAAGCCATTTACCTGCTTAActacctgctgcagaacaaacaacTAAGTCAGACTGTTTTCTTACCTgtacaaaacatggaaggagaCGGTGAATTTTGCAAGGTTGGCCCCCTCAAG GTATCCATAGAACTGACTACTGTCAATAGAGATTTATCTTCTAATAAAAGCCAAACCAAGCTGGCTTCAGGAGTTACATTCAGTCCAAGAAGAGAGACCAACAAGACAACGCAGCGTGATGATATTGGCAGAGGAGACGACTGGAGTCCCGGCATTCCAGTAAAAGAACCCTCATCACAGCCTGATCTCCACGCATCTGCTGATACGTCACGGCatcaggtggaggaggagagtgagatcCTGTTGCACGCCTTACTTATGGTGCCAGATGGAAGGAATTTTAGCTGTGGGTCCATGAAGGCTCCAAGTTTGTACTTGAACTGTAAACTCTTTTGGAGTGATGCGATAGCACGTTCTATCGTCAGCTGGAGTCAAGCTAATCCTTCATTCCACTTTGTTCAG GTGACTCCTGTGGCTTTAACAAATAAACTGCTTGAGCGGTTGAAGAATAATGTGATGGTTATAGAGGTGTGGCAGAAAATTGGAAGTTCAGGACAGGATCAACTCCTAGGTCTGGTTAAATTACCGCTGCATCAGTTCTACATGTCATTCAG GGATCCAAAGATTGCCCGCCTTCTTCTGCAGGCGCAGTACCCTGTTTTAGGGGTCGACTGCTGTATGCCCGTCATCGACGTTTTCTCAGGCCATTGTAAAGGGAACCTCAGAGTTGTTTTGGCTATGGGGAAATCAGAGCAGATCATCGCCCTCCAGCGCACGCGGGATGATGAGTATGACTCTTCATCTCATCTCGTGCGACCTGTTCACCTGCTGGATCATCAGCCACAGTCGCGACAATCAAAGGTACCG GTGATTGCAGCACAAAAAGAAGCCATGAGAGAGCACGTGTTTGTGATAAGGGTGGACAAGGTAAAAGGGCTGATGCCGCTGCAGTCTACAGTGTGGGGGGAGGCTGACTGCTATGTCCAGTACAGTTTTGTCAGCCAGGACCTTGACTCTATTGCAGAAGCGGACCACAACCTCATAGAAACTa GCATTAATTTGAAGCCGTTTCGAACTACCACTACTCTGTGTGTCCCTGATCCAGTGTTTGGACACACCGAGACGCATGTGCTTCAGGCTCCTGATGGAATGCCTGTTCAGAGGCTGCTCCTCAGTTCTCTCTCAGGACAGGGGCTGGGCAGTGGAGGTGGTGTCCAGTTTGAAGTGTGGTGCAG ATACTATTATCCAAATGTCCGTGATCAGCTGGTGGCCAAAAGCATCCTGCCATTGTCTAAGCTGTGTGCTTTGGTGACTATGCAGCGACAGCATCCCAGTGAAGCTGAAATGTTTTCCCTGCCCCTGTTTCCAAGGACAGATTCTTCAATGGGACACCAGTCTAAGCCCTCAG GCCTGATAGATGTGTGGATACGGTATAAGCACCGACTGATGGGACCCGAGGGCCTGACTGGTGGTGGAGTAGCCTCTCATTTTATAACACTTGTGGTTCAGGTGCACAGAGCATCGGGTCTGCAGGCCGCAGCAAG ACTTGTGGCTGAACAGGATGAGAGTTTGCAGTATTTTGCCAGTGTAGGAGTGAACGCATATGTCTCCGTCCAGCTCTCCTTCCTAGATGAGAGCGAGCTGAGTTGCACACGTGCTGTTGCCAGAAGCTTCTGCCCAGAGTTTGACCACCACATGGAAGTTCCCTGTGATTTACTGCTACATAGCAGCAAAGGAGAAACCCGCAGCCTggctgaggagctgcaggaagcaTCTGCTGTCTTCACTCTGTGGAACAGAGGAAGTCGCACAG TAGTTGGAGAAGGGTTCACTCGTGAGTCCGAAGATGTGATCTTGGGGACAGTGGAAATACCACTGATTGATCTGATCCGTAAAAGAACAG GTATTTCTGGATGGTTTGGAGTGCACCTACATCAGGAAAAGAGCTCTTCTCAACAACGGCATAACTTGGTCGGGGGGCTCGATGTCTCTCTCAGGTTTGCCCACCACTCAGACTGGGAAAAAGTGATTAAAGCCGCTCATGGCGCGGGTTGGGAAATGGCTCAGAGCGAAGTGCTGGGCGATGATGAGGCCTGGacagagagcaggacatcaaTGACACTGACCATCTCTATGCCCAGAGTGTGGCTCCCTGTTCACTGCTTGCTTCTGCCAGGACACAGCGAGCTACAGCGCTCCACCTTCTGCTACTTCAGGTACAAGTTCTATGACGACGACGCCTTCTGTTCCCAGATGAGACATCCTTCTTTTGAGGAAGTTGAAGAAGAAGGTCTGGTCACAGTTACCTTCCAGGAGAGCAGAACTATAGAACTGGGGTGCACTCAGCCCTTGATGTGGTATCTCCGAGAAGAAAAACTGGAGGTTCAGGTGTGGTCCGCTTTTACTAAAGACAAAACCCAAAGACCTCGAGACACAGACCGACTGGTGGGCTCAGCTTTTATTGATTTGTCTTCTTTTGCAAAGACATCCAGGCAGAAAGTTACGATCAGCG GAGTGTTTCCGTTGTTTAGACGCTCAGCAGCAGATTTACAGGGGGCTTCTCTCAGAGTCCACATTACACTGGTCACAGGCTCTGTGAAGAACTTAGCTGAACATATAGACTCTGACCACCAGGAAGAGCTCTTACTGGAAGAGTCAGAAGAAGCAGATCAGGACTCCTTGCCCAGCAAATCACGGAGTAAATCCTGCAGGACTGTTCCAGACATCACAGCCCTTCACCACACAGAGACTGACCTCGATGGATCTTTCCCAGTGTCTGTTGTTGTGGATCGGGCAATGCACCTCAGTCTAAAAG GCTGTCCTCTAGCAGAGCGCAGTGAAAGTTCCCCATGCTGTTGTGTTTCATACGTCACAGCCGACTCCTCTGAAGCCGTCTCAACAGCTGTCATAGCCAGAACTGACTGTCCTGTGTGGGACCATCAACACCAGTGCAG GCTTTCAAAGCAGCTACTGGTTGATTCACAACAGTCCCTTGTCTTCAAAGTCTGGCACAAAGGAG AAATGGAGCGTGTGATTGGATTTGCCTCTGTGGAcctctcccctctgctctgGGGCTTCCAGTCAGTCTGTGGTTGGTACAACATTACAGACTTCAGTGGTCGATGTCACGGCCAGCTCAAAGTCTCCATCACTCCACTAAAGTGCGTCCAAGAACTCAGAGGACAGCGGAAACCTGTAAATGAAGAAAGCACCAAAAAATCTTCA GCATTTTCTCTAAGCTATCACACCACAGCCACATATAGTAGCTTTCCGTCTCATATCAGCCAGTACTCTGAGCAGATGATTTCATCACCTGACCACACCAGGATATTCTTGTCTGACAG GGCCAATGACAGTGACCGCCATGTTGAACATATGGAGAATGTACGTCTTTACCATCAGAGCCTACACGAGCAAACAGCGCCACCTTCTGGCAGCGTCATTATGGGTGACGTCCATCCCTCCAGCTCGTTTCTGATTTCAACACTCAG gaagaaattaAGCGAGCTCGACAACATCCAGAGATATTTCAATCAAAAGCTTTCACCTCCCACTTTTCCATCCTGGGGTGAGCAGGACGTTTCTGCCAGCAAGCCTGAGATTCAGAGGGAAACAGATGCATGTCAGCTTCTTTCCAAGTCCAAACAGTTAGTTGGAGAAGTCAACAGTATCATCACTG GTCTACGAGGACAACACCAGGAAAAGATTCCCTCTGATCTAGAGAGCGGCTCCTTATTGCTCTCTGGCCAGAATGACAGTTTTGGAATTCTCCCCGGGGTCGCCAGTCCACAGAGAGCTTCAAATTCTTCACAGGAAGTGTTTCCTCTACCCTCATCACTGGCAAATATACTTGAGGACACCACAGACTCTGAGCCCGAGGAAGAAACGGGACAGCAAAGCTGTGATGATTCTGGTTCTGAGGGTGAAAACAGGCAAGAAAGCGACGGAAATGAACACGAAGAAGGTTGTAAATTAGACAGTGtaggtgatgacgatgatggtgatgaagtcAAGGATTACGATGAGGTCGTGGTAAAACCAAGGTCTCTCAATGAGGTCACCTCTTTAACAGACAAAACCAGTCCTTGGACCAGTGTCCTGTCAGACCTGGACATGGGTTCTCTAGAAAGCATGGAGGAAACAAGCGAAGCCACTCTGACCCCGGACGACAGTGAGAAGCTGCAGATTTTCAATCGGCAGACCCCCAACTGTGGTGAGCAGCATGGATGTGGCAGACAAGGTGCAAGGAGCTCCGACTGTGGTGAGACGGAGGGTGAAAGGACAATAGAAACTGAAGAAAGACACGGAAAAGAAAGCGAAAGTCACAGCGATCTGTCCCATGAGAACAGTTTATCACCTCACAAACAGGATGTCGGGGTCACCGATGATGCTTCATCCTCCCAAGACAAGCAACCTCAAGC CTCCGACCCAACAGAGGTGCCGAATTTCTTCCTCCCATCTCATCGACTTGAAGCTTCTATGAGAGCCATCCGGTTGGCTGCTTCTTTCAGGGATTCGCTCAGTGATCTG GATCACACCTCGCTTGTTCATCCCAGACGTCCTCGACATCCCAACATGAAGAAAGAGACTGAAAGAATAGCAAAAATATTTGCTGCTCGCTATAATGACAATGAATAA